The Corynebacterium coyleae genome segment AGTTCGAGTCCTCCAACTTCACGTTCCTGTTCGCCCCGGCGTACAACCCGGCGATCGCGTTCGTGCAGCAGGTCCGCAAGACGCTGGGCGTGTCTACGCTGTTTAACACGATGGGCCCGCTGCTCAGCCCGGCACGCCCGGAGTTCCAGATCATGGGCATCGCCAACCCGGCGCTCGGCCAGGTGATTGCGGAAACGATGCGTGAGCTGGGCCGTAACCGTGCGCTCGTCGTCCATGGCGCGGGCACTGACGAGATCGCGGTCCACGGCGAGACCGAGGTCTGGGAGCTCAAGGACGGCGAGATTACCCACTACACGGTCACGCCCGAGGAGCTCGGGGTGGAGCGCCACAGCCTGGAGGACCTACGTGGCGGCAACGGTGCCGAGAACGCAGCCTTCATGCGCGCCACGTTCGCGGGGGAGGGCCCGGCTGCCCACCGTGATGCCGTTGCCGTGTCCGCGGGTGCGATGTTCTACCTCTACGGCATCGCGGATTCGCTGGCGGCCGGTACCGAGCACGCGAAGCAGTTGATTGCGGACGGCACGGTGGCCGATTGGCTCGCCACCCACGAGGAGGCCGATTACAGTGGCTAAGATTTTGACCAATATCGTTGAGAACCGAAAACGTCACCTTGACGATATTCGCGCACGCGTCGCCCACGTTGCTTTCGACACGTTACGCAATTCGGAGCGCTCTCTCTACGACTCCCTCGCCCGCCCCGGCACCGCGTTCATCATGGAGTGCAAGTCCGCGTCACCCTCGCTCGGGCCGATTCGCGACGACTACAAGCCGGGGGAGATCGCGTCGGTCTATTCCCGCTACGCCGCTGGCATCTCCGTGCTGTGCGAGCCGGACTACTTCAACGGCGACTACGACCACCTGGCCACCGTCGCCGCCACGACGCATCTGCCGGTGCTGTGCAAGGACTTTATTATCGACGAGGTCCAGATCTACGCCGCGCGCTACTTCGGCGCCGACGCGATCCTGCTCATGCTCTCCGTCCTTAGCGACGAGGAGTACGCGCACCTGGCCTCCATCGCCGAGTCACTCCACATGGACGTGCTCACCGAGGTGATCAACGAGGAAGAAGCCCACCGCGCCATAAAGCTCGGCGCAAAGATCTTCGGCGTGAACCACCGCAACCTTCACGATCTCTCCATCGACCTCGACCGCTCCGCACGCCTCGCCGAACTCGCTCCCGATGGGGCAGTGGTGGTCTCCGAGTCCGGCATCCGCGACTCCGCAACCGTGCGTCGCCTCGGCGGCCACTCGGATGCGTTCCTGGTCGGCAGCCAGCTGACCTCCCAGCCGGACATCGACCGCGCCTGCCGCGAGCTCGTCTACGGCCCGAACAAAGTCTGCGGACTGCGCACCGGCTCCGCCGCCCAGGCTGCCAAGGCGTGCGGCGCGGTCTACGGCGGGCTCATTTTCGACGACGCCTCCCCGCGCAATGTTTCACGTGAAACAGCCACCGACATCATTGCCGCCGAGCCCGGGCTGGACTACGTCGCGGTTTCCCGCCGCACCTCGGGTT includes the following:
- the trpD gene encoding anthranilate phosphoribosyltransferase; this translates as MTSQLEIFRRFMDNPEPTLEEAIEAFTPLTVGDYDDVHIAALLAMIRTRGETFADIAGAARAFLAAGRPFPVTGEGIMDTAGTGGDGANTINITTAASLTAAAGGVKMIKCGNRSVSSKSGSADVLEALNIPLDLDPDRAVRQFESSNFTFLFAPAYNPAIAFVQQVRKTLGVSTLFNTMGPLLSPARPEFQIMGIANPALGQVIAETMRELGRNRALVVHGAGTDEIAVHGETEVWELKDGEITHYTVTPEELGVERHSLEDLRGGNGAENAAFMRATFAGEGPAAHRDAVAVSAGAMFYLYGIADSLAAGTEHAKQLIADGTVADWLATHEEADYSG
- the trpCF gene encoding bifunctional indole-3-glycerol-phosphate synthase TrpC/phosphoribosylanthranilate isomerase TrpF, which encodes MTVAKILTNIVENRKRHLDDIRARVAHVAFDTLRNSERSLYDSLARPGTAFIMECKSASPSLGPIRDDYKPGEIASVYSRYAAGISVLCEPDYFNGDYDHLATVAATTHLPVLCKDFIIDEVQIYAARYFGADAILLMLSVLSDEEYAHLASIAESLHMDVLTEVINEEEAHRAIKLGAKIFGVNHRNLHDLSIDLDRSARLAELAPDGAVVVSESGIRDSATVRRLGGHSDAFLVGSQLTSQPDIDRACRELVYGPNKVCGLRTGSAAQAAKACGAVYGGLIFDDASPRNVSRETATDIIAAEPGLDYVAVSRRTSGYDELVQPGITAVQIHAPYQGSVETELALIESVRKEVDVEVWRAVSMTQPDGEKVAEAVAGVVDKLVLDAHDGGSGERFDWTRVPDAVKQKAFLAGGLNPDNLTYALRVGCAGLDLNSGFEDPNGHKDAGALRRGFDTIGNYHD